The DNA sequence ATGTAGCTGGTATGGACAATGTAAAACAGGAATTGAAAGAAGCGATAGAATTTCTTAAAGACCCTGGTGTATTCAAGAGAATCGGTGCGAAAGTGCCCAAAGGTATGCTCCTTATCGGTGCTCCGGGAACCGGGAAAACACTTCTTGCGCGTGCAACGGCAGGAGAGGCTGGTGTCCCTTTCTATAGCATTAATGCATCAGAATTTATTGAGATGTTTGTAGGTGTAGGGGCCTCACGTGTCAGGGATATGTTCCGGAAGGCTAAGGCATCTCATCCCAGCATAATCTTTATTGATGAAATTGATGCTGTTGGGCGCACACGAGGTGCAGGTCTTGGCGGGGGACACGACGAAAGGGAGCAAACGCTTAATCAGCTTTTAGCTGAAATGGATGGATTTCATCCAAACGAAGAAGTTATTGTAATGGCAGCAACCAACAGGCCTGATGTGCTTGATCCGGCGCTTCTCAGGCCAGGCAGGTTTGACAGGCAAGTTGTACTAGATAAGCCCGGATGGAAAGAACGAAAAGCAATTCTTGAAATACATGTCAGGAATAAAAAATTGAAGAAAGACATCAACCTTGAAAGTATAGCGAAAAGGGACCCCTGGCATGACAGGTGCCGACCTCGAAAATCTTGCAAATGAAGCTGCATTAATTGCAATCCGGAAAAAGAAAGATGTCATTGATCAGAGTGACTTCGATGAAGCGCGTGATAAGGTCCTTATGGGAACTGTAAGGGAGGAAACTATTAGTGATCTGGAGAAACGGATAACAGCTTATCACGAGGCTGGACATGCTCTTGTTGCCCGCATGCTTCCGGGTACAGATCCTATCCATAAGGTTAGTATTGTACCTCGGGGAATGGCTATGGGGGTCACGCAGCTTTTACCAGAAGAGGATAGACATTTTTATCCTAAGAATTACCTTATGAACAAACTTGCCGTAGCCCTTGCTGGTAGAGTTGCTGAGAAGCTTAATTTTAATGATGTTAGCACCGGGGCGCAGAATGACCTCAAGGAGGCAACTACCCTTGCTGAGAAAATGGTTGCACAATGGGGGATGAGTGATAAGGTGGGGCCTCTCAACCTCGGAAGGGGAGAAGAGCATCCTTTTTTAGGGAGAGAGCTTGCACAACCGAAACGCTACAGCGAGGATATGGCATGGCTTATGGACCAGGAAATACAAAAGTTAATTGTTGATGCTGAAATGAGAGCGGAAGAAATACTGAGGAATAATAAAAGCACTTTGGTTAATTTGGCAGAAACCCTTATAAAAGAGGAATCTTTAGGCAGAGAAGAAATTGAGCAGATAATAAAGAATTTACCAAAAGGTTAGTATGTCAAACTATTTCATCCTTGAATTATAAAACAAATTCACTTCCTCCAAAGTAATATCACACATTTTAAGCACCTTACCATCTTTTATTCTTTGTCTCTTAATTCTAACAATAACTTTATGAGAATTATGGTAACACTTTCGTTTTTTGAGAAAATACCGTGAACAGCTCCGTTGGGAGCGAAATGTTTATAGACAAATCATTCTGCCACAATCAAGCTCCATCGGAGCTAAGGTTTTGTATATCATATATCACATGTTTCTATAAACATTTCACCCCTATGGGGTTATTTTTCAAAAAACTACCGTGTTACGAGTTATGGTATATCCTGGTTTACTGTTTAGGAATTTCAAGTACGTAGGGCAAGGCTTTAGCCTTGCCGCCCCCGCTTCCCCTTGAGAAAGAGAGGATCAAGGGGTATAAGTGTTAACTTAAGCAGTATTTGGGGTGGCACGGACAAACTTGTTTGTCCGTGTTTAACCTGAGAGATGCGGTTATAGTCACGAGGTAAGATTTATTTTACTTCTTAAGTTAACGCATATGCCCCTATGGGGCTATTTTTCAAAAACTATAGTAATCCAAAAATGAAACCGAACACGATGAGCCAGGATTTGATTCCATAGAGCACGGACAAACCTCGTCCCTGTTCAAGACATACAGGAACAGGGTTTGTCCGTGCCACCTGTTTAGGAATTTCAATTCCGTAGGGCAACCCTTTTGGGTTGCTACCCCCGTCCATGTTCAGACAGGGGAAGCAAGGCTAAAGCCTTGCCCTACGTCAACCCAGTATTTACCATGGAAACACTCGCAGAGTCGATGTAGGGCGAGGCTTTAGCCTTGCGGCCTTCGCCTGAATAAACCTACACGAGGATAGTAACCCTAAAGGGTTGCCCTAGTGCGCCTGAGAGTGTGCGCTGCCAGAGAGGAGAGAGACCCTCTTCAGGGAAAACTCTTTCCGCCCTGTAACCGACCCTAACTGCGTTCCTGTCAATCTCGATGGAGAACCCCGCTGACCGGAGAGCCATATGCGGGAGATTCGCCTGTACGGTTCGGTGGGAGGTGAGGCGGAAGTCTCCCCTACCCCTATCTATTCAACAATAGTTTGTGTAACGACGAGCATCGATGAGGATTGACAAGACCATTCCCCGAATACATTTAACATTGGGAATGACAAATGGAGAATGGGAATGATAAATGAAACAAGGAAATGACAGAAGACACGGAGGGTGGCAGAAAAAATAGATGGGAATGATACTATGCATGGATAAATAATCCCTGTTCAAGGCATACCGAGATAGGGTTTACCCTGCCACCTCAAAAGCCGTTTACCTCAGATGATCCCGTCTCCTGGTAGCAAGCATTTCAAAAGCATCACTCCCCGGCATACCTTTTTCTTTCCGAATTCCGAAGGTTTTTCTTGGAAAGATTTTTGTAACATCCTTAAAAATCAACCAATATCTCTCGATACTTGTGAGAAAACCTCTTGAATTTCAGACATACTGCTCATCAATTGATAATGTTCGTTCTTTAGGGGGTGCCGCTTGTATCTATGCAAATATTTAAATGGGTTTCTTCTCTTTCAGAGATGACTGCAATTGCAGGCAGATCTTTGGCCCATCCAAAAGGAAGAGGCGCTATTTCGATCCAGTAAGATCCTGATGGCAATGAGGCACAGTAAATGCCATTATCATTGGTTACTACCGATGTAACTTTCAGACCTTCCATGGTTGATATCAAAAGTCTTACACCCGATAAAGGCTCTAATTTTTCCTTCGGAAACAGAGATTCCTGCATAACGGTGCCTACTAATTTTCCGTTTCCATCTTCCTCTGCTGTTCCGTTATTTGCAGAAGTAATGTTAGCATTGTTGATGAAGTTGAAATTAAACAAGGCCATAAATAGTGCTACGGATTGTGCATTTGGATTATATTGAATATTTTTCATTATACAGGTATCTCCTGTTAAAAAATTTTGCTAAAAACCAATTTGACCTATACGGGAACCCCATGTGGTAGTAGTGTTTATCTTCTCATTAACAATCCACGCCTTTAACGGATTGATTGGATCTACCGTCACTGCTGAATAATCGCCCCACCGCTCAGGGTCGGTGCCTGTAGGTTTGTAGAATGTAGTGCTCTGGAACAGTACGCTACCGGACGGTATAACTCCGGCAGGGTCAGTTGAGCGCCGGCCTGAGAATCGAACCTGGGCATGGGTAGTAGCAGTTTGTTTTGTAGATGACCATACTACGTATACATCTTTCGTCGTATTTGCTGTAATCGTGGCATTCCAGTCGTTCGAATTTGCAGATGCGGAAAAGAAACCACTCTGGACGATGGTATTCGTTGAAGTATTGAACTCATAAAATTTAGGCTTTGGAAGGCCGCCCGAGTTTATGGTGTGCACCTGCCAGAGCGAGTTGCCACTTTGGGTACTTGCATTAATGAAACGGCTATCCGATGTGTCGAGCAGGGCTGTAGTATTCGGTTGTTGTGCATTGGGCGGTAAACTATATGAGGGTACGGTTATCGTAGATGAAGTTAGTGTAGGATTTGCGCGACTGGAATTTTCCAGCGTATATTTTGTTATGGTTGTACCACTTGTTACTGCTGCAACCAGGAACGATTTATTATTTTGATCCAATACAATAGGGGGCGCAAGTGTGCCCTTAAGACCGGAAAATATCGGAACACTGAAGCCCAGTCCATTGTAAAGTAAAGCCTTTGCTACGGCAAACATTCTGGTAGTCCTGTAGGCTGTGGGTCCGAAGATGTTTGCCGTGATGATAATCGAGTCCTGATCCATACCGAGCTGGGGAAAGTCCCAAAAGTCATCATTATTACGGGTGTTAATATCAATTTTGTAAATGTAGAATGAACCGAGTGGATTATCGGTTAAGGAGACTGCAATGAGTTGCCTCTGAACGGTAGTAGTCTCCGGAAATGCATCCGCTGTTATTATCCACCGGTTCCATGTCTTATCATACACACATCGTGGGTCAAATATGGTTTTTAAGGTATAACCGAAAAAACTTGCAAGCGAAATGGTCTTCACACGCGAGCCGGTTTTTGTATAGATATCGAGGTGTGAATTGGTTATCTCAACAAAGTGTGTCTTTCCAACTGCCCCATGGGTGTCTGGTGGCCGAAAGCCTCCTGCCTCATTCTGGTTAACACCTTCAATATTTATTCCTTTTAAAACTGGCGGAGCAAGCGGTTGTGGGGGAGTGACCTCAGAACGATCAGTATCTGTACTTTTGGCAGAAATAGCAGATTTGGCAGCTTTGTATTCAGTGTCATTCATGGTGGGGCGAAAGGGTATTTCAACTCCTTCTGGTGCTTTACTTGGCGTGAGTAAAGTTGTTTCGTCTGTCTCCATTTGCTTTGGTGTTCGTATACGTGCCTGTCTTGATTTAAGGATGCCTGCCGGGCGTATTTTTTTTACATCTTTTATAGCATTTTCCGGGATTGTGTCATCATTATTTGTTGTTGCGGTTTCTTCAGAGTTTTCCGGGAGTAATTCATCATCATTTGTCGCTCCCGTGCCTTCAGGATTTTCCGGGATTAATTCCTCAGCAGCGTGTGATGTTGATATCGTATAAGCAAATACCATAAAGGCTATAATAACTTGTGCCAGAAAGAGCATTTTAAGTGCTTTGTGCATAAATCGTTCTCCATGTCTAAATCAATATTTATGTATAGGAATTTCAAACAAGCTATGTAGTGGCAAGGCGCGCCTGCCACTACTGCTATAAAAGTTACGTAGGGTAACCCTTTAGGGTTGCTTTCTCCCGCATGCACATTCTCATGCGGGGAAGCAAGGCTAAAGCCTTGCCCTACAGTTTAATAAAAAACAAAAGTAGCCGAAGGCCTAATTTAATGTTTAGGAAATTCAAAGTTTTTCATTATGCTGTTGACACACCCCTAACTACAATTGTACAGACGCAAGATTTTGCGTCTCTCCAGGGGAATGAACCCACCCCTAGCCCCTCCCAAGAGGGGAATAAAAAGTCCCCTCTCGGGAGGGGATTTAGGGGTGGGTAAAAAAGAAAAGTCGTTGGGTTTTGCCTTTTAAAACCCAACCTAATTAAAGGGGAATTTCCCTGAATTTTATAATCGGGAAGTGCTTCATCAGGGTTCATCATACTGATAAAATAGTTGCTGTTTCAAGAACTACTTTAATCCAGCCAGGTTGTCGCTCATCAAACGCTTTATATGCTTCAATAGCGGAATCTAAAGGCTCATGATGAGTTTGAGCAAGAACCTTTTCCGGATCGATGACTCCACTGCGGACCATGTCAATAAGCATGGGAATATAGTCCCGATGGTTGCAATTTCCCATTTTGATCGTGAGATTCTTGTTCAGTGCAGTACCAATAGGAAAAAATTGTGCGGTTTGTGGGTAGACACCGATGATAGAAAGGCTCCCTGCTTTTGCCAGTGCTTTTACTGACCATAGTAATACCAGAGAGGGTGCGTTACCCTGATGCCAGTTATCACCTTCAGGATTCGTTTTTGGGGCAACCTGTTCCATTTCCTGTTCAAATTGTGATTCTAAATATTTTGCCTGCTTGAATGCCGGACCTTTCTGAGGACGGTTTGCGTCAATACCAACAGCATCAATGGCCCGGTCAACGCCGATACCGCCGGTGAATCTATGGATAGCCTCGATAGGGTCCTCTGCATTAAAATCAATAACTTCCGCCCCATTCTTTTGTGCCGTCTCCAGACGGGAAGGGATTGTATCAACTGCTAAAATTCTGCCTGCTCCCAAAAGTTTAGCGCTTACAATCGCAAACTGTCCTACAGGGCCACATCCAAAGACTGCTACGGTGTCGCCATGTTTGATCTCAGCCAGTTCTGCTCCAAAATAACCTGTGGGGAAAATATCGGATATAAAGATGGCCTGATCGTCGCTTACTTCATCAGGGAGTTTGACCAGGACGGTATTCGCAAATGGAATACGCGCCTTTTCTGCCTGGAGACCATGAAAAGGCCCGCTCTGTTGAGGACCTCCAAAATAAGCAGTTCCGGCATGCGGCCCGTTAGGATTTGCATTATCGCATTGAGCATAATACCCGGCACGGCAATAAGAGCAGTACCCACAAGCAATCGTAGAAGGAATGACTACTCTATCGCCGACACTCAGATTACGCACGTCGGATCCGAGTTCTTCAACAACGCCAACTCCCTCGTGTCCCATGATTGTGCCCCGGACCATTCCAGGGAGCGTTCCCCGGATCATATGTAAATCAGTCCCACAAATAGCGCTGGTTGTAATACGTACAATAGCGTCTGTTGATTGTTCAATTTGGGGATCAGAGACTTCATCAAGGCGGATATCGCCTACTCCATGAAAAACAACAGCCTTCATAACATACTCCTTATAAAATGTAAACTAAATCTTATCACGTCCATGTACATGGAAGGGGGGAGATGTAGCCTCAACTGCCGTAAATGGCTCAAGAATTTTATAAAAATGAGTGGCTCCCCTGGGCACAACCCATGAATCACCGGCCTCAAGCAAAATCAGTTGACCCTCGGAGTGTAATTCGGCCCTGCCTTTAACCACGTAGCCGACGGTCTCGTAATCACGGCTGGTTTCTGGTTTTGGCTTGTCGGGTTGCTCATCTTCCCATAGACGCATTGCGACCCTGATCCCTGATGCCAGATACTTCTGGCAATTTTCACCTTTAGGCGAATATTTAGATTGAACTTTCTTAATAGTTGTATCACCCATAATAATGCTCCTCTTCAGGCATGTTCGCTTTTATTTCTTTGCCGTATCACGGCTAATAATTTTATTAAAACGACTTTGCTTACCACCTTTCGTTTCTTCCTGATAAAGGAACGCTAGTTCCTCTTTTTCGAATTTTTCGAAAAATTCATCCCAGGTGATTTCTTGCAGTTTCTCCTCGCTTCCATAACCGGGAAAGTCAATACGAAGGAGGCCTGGCTCATTTTCCTTCCCTGTTCCTCTGATGGTTGCTGGTCTGCCGCCACGTTCTTCTGCCCATTTCTTAATTTCTTCATGATTCGTTGTAATTTTGGCTTTTGCTTCGGTCGGAGTTTTAATATTATCTTTTACCATGGAATACCTCCATAATGAAATATACGAGATTATTTTCCTCTTCAAGAGTGGTTATTATAGATAACTTACCGAGAAACACTCATGATCATGGTTCTCTCGCTCGGTAAAAAATGGAGTCGATGCAAGGCAAGGCTTTAACCTTGCAAAAGGCAATCCTAAACAGGCTGTCCGGGAATGCAATTGCGATCTTCAATGTATACGCTCTATTGTTTAAATTCTCATGATTGATTTATAAGAGAGTATAACTTTCAGCCTGCAAAATAATTCTCGAACAACCTGTTTAGCCTTGCTACCCGATGCCATTAAGTTAAGAATCTGCCGTAAAACTCCCTATCACCAAAGGAAAAACAACTCCCTGAATCCCCTTTAGTAAGGGGGAACAAACCATCAAATCCCCCTCAACAAAGCTTGTCCTTACCCACATCTTTAAATACCACAAAGAACACGAAGTGCACAAAGAATAAGAGAGTTCCAAATCTCAATAAATTCTTTTTATGATCGATCCCTTCTTGAGGCGAAGCAACACACCTCTACCTCAATTGTAAAGACGCAAAATCTTGCTTCTCTACGTTCTTCTTTCTTCGTGTACTTCGTGGTTTACCTTGCTTCTACCTTCGCTCTCTACCTAACTTGTGGGTAAGGCTAAGTTAACAAAGGGGGACATAGGGGTTGTTTAGCTAAAATAATCCTTAACTAATGACATTGCCTTGCTACCACAACCTGAATGGAAACGGGGGTAATCAATGTATGCATCAAGCTAAGAATAGTGTTCCATAAAATAAAGAGGTATCAAGTATCACCCTGGAAAAAGAGCAAGGTGTGTCCATGTTCCCCTCTAGTTCTCTTTAATCCCCCCTAACCCCCCCTTTAAAAAAGGGGGGAAAGAAGGAAGGATTTTTTCTTGAGAAAAGTTTGC is a window from the Candidatus Jettenia sp. genome containing:
- a CDS encoding ATP-dependent metallopeptidase FtsH/Yme1/Tma family protein; translated protein: MGLFIIFFYGLIYGWQSFYPQQTLNQRIISYSQFIEQLDADNIDSVSMKNLRIKGEFRKEVTLPLPDEKEPVSVKNFQTFLPVFQGEELIEKLKEKNVVIHVEPPEERSVFWQFLVGLLPWMFIIGIWMLMMRRAQQIEGGPGGLFSFGQSKAILYDVKKPRITFKDVAGMDNVKQELKEAIEFLKDPGVFKRIGAKVPKGMLLIGAPGTGKTLLARATAGEAGVPFYSINASEFIEMFVGVGASRVRDMFRKAKASHPSIIFIDEIDAVGRTRGAGLGGGHDEREQTLNQLLAEMDGFHPNEEVIVMAATNRPDVLDPALLRPGRFDRQVVLDKPGWKERKAILEIHVRNKKLKKDINLESIAKRDPWHDRCRPRKSCK
- a CDS encoding glutathione-dependent formaldehyde dehydrogenase, which produces MKAVVFHGVGDIRLDEVSDPQIEQSTDAIVRITTSAICGTDLHMIRGTLPGMVRGTIMGHEGVGVVEELGSDVRNLSVGDRVVIPSTIACGYCSYCRAGYYAQCDNANPNGPHAGTAYFGGPQQSGPFHGLQAEKARIPFANTVLVKLPDEVSDDQAIFISDIFPTGYFGAELAEIKHGDTVAVFGCGPVGQFAIVSAKLLGAGRILAVDTIPSRLETAQKNGAEVIDFNAEDPIEAIHRFTGGIGVDRAIDAVGIDANRPQKGPAFKQAKYLESQFEQEMEQVAPKTNPEGDNWHQGNAPSLVLLWSVKALAKAGSLSIIGVYPQTAQFFPIGTALNKNLTIKMGNCNHRDYIPMLIDMVRSGVIDPEKVLAQTHHEPLDSAIEAYKAFDERQPGWIKVVLETATILSV
- a CDS encoding cupin domain-containing protein; the encoded protein is MGDTTIKKVQSKYSPKGENCQKYLASGIRVAMRLWEDEQPDKPKPETSRDYETVGYVVKGRAELHSEGQLILLEAGDSWVVPRGATHFYKILEPFTAVEATSPPFHVHGRDKI
- a CDS encoding carboxypeptidase-like regulatory domain-containing protein, whose amino-acid sequence is MKNIQYNPNAQSVALFMALFNFNFINNANITSANNGTAEEDGNGKLVGTVMQESLFPKEKLEPLSGVRLLISTMEGLKVTSVVTNDNGIYCASLPSGSYWIEIAPLPFGWAKDLPAIAVISEREETHLNICIDTSGTP